One region of Pirellulales bacterium genomic DNA includes:
- a CDS encoding SHOCT domain-containing protein, with translation QGTGGSLTFSSQYGLVDVARLPVVEADGVPQPVPATPSNTSDAPAPPGGDDVFALLERLADLHAKGILSAEEFAAKKTELLNRI, from the coding sequence AGCAGGGCACGGGCGGGTCGCTGACGTTTTCCAGCCAGTACGGGTTGGTGGACGTGGCACGCCTACCGGTCGTGGAGGCGGATGGCGTACCTCAACCTGTGCCTGCCACGCCGTCGAATACCAGCGATGCACCCGCGCCGCCAGGGGGGGACGACGTCTTTGCCCTGCTTGAGCGACTGGCCGATCTGCACGCTAAGGGGATCCTCAGCGCCGAGGAGTTCGCCGCCAAGAAGACAGAACTGTTGAACCGGATTTAA